The nucleotide window CACCTTGCGGGCGAACGGGAAGCCCGCGCCGCCGCGGCCGCGCAGGTCGATGTTCTCGGCCAGCGCCACCAGCTCCTGAGCGGTCAGCTGGGGCAGGCTGCCGTGCCGGGCCAGATGCGCCACCCGGTCCATGCGGGGCATCTCGTCCAGGCCGGCCAGCAGCCGCGGCGGGCCCAGGGACGCCAGCGTCGGGACGGGCTCCGGGGTGGTGAGGGCCGGCAGCATGCGGGTGGGGGCGGGGGCGGTCATGGGAGTTCTCCTGAGTTCCTGCGGGTGTCGCGCAGCCGCAGCGCGAGTCGTACGGCCACCGCGGTGAGGCAGATGGCGTAGCCGACGAGGGCATAGCCGGACGCGGGGCGTCCCGCCCTGAGGCCGTGCACCAGGGCCAGCCCCCAGGCGACGTACGCGCTCATGTGCAGTCCCCGCCACCACCGGGAAGCGGTGATACCGGTAAAGGCGCCGCGCACCGCGCCGGTCACCGCCACGGCGATGAACACGTAGGCGGCGAGGGTGCCGAGGCCGATGAGTCCGGGGCGGGCGCCATCGGTGAACGGCACCGCGGCGGCCGTCGCATCGGTGTGGCCCTCGGTGACTTTGACCCAGATGTGCAGGCCCAGGAAGCCGAGGCCGGCGATGCCGGTGCCGCGGTGCACGGCCTGGGCGAGCAGCCGGTGACCGGAGTGCAGCACCATCCGGTCGGTGGCGGCCAGGCCCCACAGCACCGTGACCGAGAGGGAGACCAGCGCGAGCACCCCGGCGCCGAAGTCAAGGAAGTTCAGCAGGCCGTCCATCGCGCCGGAGCGCATCAGGACGGCGAGGAAGAGCAGCAGTGCGGCCGGAAGCGCCGGGCGGAGTACGGCGGTTCCGGCGAAGCCGCCGGCCGGTCGGCGGGCCGGCGGCCCGGGTTCGTTCGGAGGGCGCCGGGGGCGTGGCACGAGGGGCGAGGACCGGGCACGGTGTGCGCGGCGGCCCTGACGGGTCTGCAGACGCGGTGTCGACATCGATCCTCCCGGTGTTCGGGCACGGGTACGGGATGCGAATTTCCATGAAATCTCCCGGCGGCGGTATTTGCCCCGGGGCTTTTGTTCGGGTGACCCCCGGTAACACTAAACATTCTGTAACCGGGTGGATACGCAGGGCCGTAATCCGGATGTCAAAAGCATCTACGAACGTGTTCAGGATTTCGTAAGCTTTATCGCGCTGTGACAAATTCCTGCAGTGGCATCGCGGGCGCGCGGCACGACTCCGGATGATGCCGACTCAGGCGCACGGGGTGCGCCACCCCCCGTAACAGCCGCATCCCCGCCAGGATCGAGGTAGCGATGTGTGATCTCCTGAACCGCATCTGGTCGCGTCCACGAGGTGAGTGGACCCGCGTAGTCAGAAATGAACTACCGGATCTCGCCGAGAAGTTGGTCGCGGAGTTGCAACGCGGATTTCCCGCATTGTCCGCACTTCTCGGGGACACTCCCGTAGAAGAGGCACATTGGGCGCTTGAACAGGCCTTGCTGACAGTTCTTGGGTACCAAAAAGAGTCGGAGAGTAAACCTCCGGCAGGACCTTCAGTGGTGACTCCGATGCCCGTCGCACGGGCTCGCCAGGATCTGTTCGATGCGCTCGCCGGACAACGCGAGGTGCCGGAGGAGGGATTGAGCGATCTGTCCCGCGCGGCCGGCTGGCCCATCCCCGACACCCTGCAGGCCGTCGTGCTTGCCACCCCTGCCGAGGCGCCGCAGCTCGCCGCGGCACTGGGCCACGCCCTCATCGGCAATGTCGAGGGCTACACCTGTCTGTTCGTCCCCGACCCGGCCACCCAGACCCGGGCCCGCCTGGAGGCGGCGCTCAAGGGCCGGCCGGCAGCGGTCGGGCACGTGGTGCCGGCCACCGACACCGCGTCGTCGCTGCGTTGGGCCCGCTATCTGCTGACGCTGGCACCGAGCCGGGTCGGCCCGGAGTCGCGGCCCGCCTTCGTCGACGACCATCTCTCGGCGCTGCTGCTGCTCCAGGACGAGTCGCTGGCGGACGCGCTGACGTCCCGCTGGCTCGGACCGCTGGAGGAGCTGACGCCACGGCAGAGCGAACGGCTCGAAGTCACCCTGCTGGCGTGGCTGGAGGGCGGCGGAGCCCCGGAGGCCGCCAAGCTGTTGCATGTGCACCCCCAGACGGTCCGCTACCGCCTGCGCCAGATAGAGAAGCTCTTCGGTCCGGTGCTGCGCGATCCGCGTACCCGCTTCGAGCTGGAGATGGCGCTGCGCAGCCGCCGTCTGATGGCGCATGTCCGCAGCTACCGCGCACGGGCCGGCCGCCGCGCCAGGGCCGTCGCCTCCTCCATCCGCCCGCTGGGCGTGGCCCGCGAGGCCCGCGTCAACGGTCTTTGACGTATCGGCGGATGAACCACCGCGCCCCGTGAGCTGACCGCCGGCGCAGCGCAGCGGCCCCGACCCCCGGAACATCCGGGTCGGGGCCGCTGCCGTGCCGTGCCCGCGGTCACCGCGCCGTGCCACCCGGCGGAGTGACCGCGGTGCCGCGCCGAGGGGCCGCCGCGGGGTCGTGCCGCGCCGTCGCTGCTGCTGTGCCATGTCCTGGGGCCACCGCTTCGTCAGGGCCCTGGGGCCGGTGCTGTGTCGTGTCCTCGGGGGTGGCGGTGTGGCGGGGGCCGGAGCCCGGAGCCCGGAACCGGCGGGGCCGGCACCGTTGCTGTGCCGGTCCCGCCGCCCCGCTGCCTTGCCCCGCCGCCCCGCCGTCCCCGGCATGCCGGGTGCCCCTCGGGGAGCGTCTCCCCGAGGGGCACCACGTCCGTCAGATGACGGCGGACGTCCGTGCGGTGCCGATGTCCGTCAGGTGCACTTCTGGCCGTTGTTGATGCAGTCCACGGCCTTGCTCATCAGGTTGTCCGGCATCACGTTGATGAAGTCACCGTGGTCCGTGACGGGTTTGTGCAGCTGCTCGGGGAAGCTGTCCACCGCGAAGCTGTTGCCCTGCGGGACGTCGTAGGTGATCCGCTCCACCAGCTGCGGCACGGCCTTGAACCCGTTGGGGCAGGTGCCGTTCTGGTCCGAGAACGCCATGTGGTCGCGATGGTTCGCGCTGTCGGTCTCCCGGCCGTCCCAGCAGTTCTGGAAGGCGAAGTTGCGCACGACCTGGGAGCCGTTGGGGCAGAGCGGGTACTTGTCCTTCAGCTGCCGGTTCTCGAAGCCCGTGCAGCTCCAGGAGGCGTTGGCGTTCTTGGTGCCGTTGGTGAACGCCTTGGCGTCACCGGTGATGATCCGCAGGAAGCGCGGCATCGCCTCGACCTGGCCGGCCTGGCTGCCGCGGTAGGTGAGGGTCACCGTGGCCGGGGTCAGCACCGAGCCGACGTTGGCGTCCTGCGCGGCGCCCGGCTTCTGCTCCGCGTTCCCGTCCAGCTTGCGCAGCACCGGCCAGTAGTAGGTCGACTGGTCGCCGTTGGTGCAGGTCGTGTCGGAGGCGGCCAGGGACTGGTCGGTGGAGTTGCCGTCGGTGGTGGTGTTGCCGACGTAGTCGTGCGTGTGGTGGGCGCCGTTGCTGACGCCCGGCGTCACGATGACGTTGTCGGAGTTGAAGTGGCCCTCCTCGTTGCGGCCGCACTCCGTGGTGAAGGTACCCGTCGTGGCGTTGCCGCCCTGGGGGGCCGCGAACGGCGGCTGGTCCGCGTTCGGCTGGACGTTGTTGATGTCGACGAAGTCGTCGGGGGAGGGCCCGCCGGCCTGGCCCTGCTGCTGCCCGCCGTTCTGGTTCGGATCCTGGGTCTGCTGCTGGCCGCCGCTCTGGTTGGGGTCCTGCCCCTGGGTCTGGCCGGTGGTCTGGTTCGGGCTCTGTCCCTGGTACCAGCCTTCCTTCACGGTCTTGGTGGAGTCGTTGCCGCCCGCGCCCGCGCCCTCGTTGACGGGCTTGACGGTGCAGCCGCTCATCTTGAGCAGATAGCCCGGCCGCTTGGCGTTCTTGGAGATCGCCGTGACCATCATCTTGATCGTCTTCTGGCGCTGCGTCTTGAGCCCGCCGAGGACGCTGGAGCCGCTGCCGCCCATCATCTTGTGGTACGCGTCGTGCACCTGCCGGTCCAGCGAGGACAGCCCCTTGGAGACCGGGAGCTGGGCGCTGTGCGGCACCTGACGCAGTCGCTCGCCCACATCGGGGCAGGAGATCGTGAAGGCGCTCACGGTGTGCTGATGGCCCGCGGAGGAGCCCGTTTCCGGGTGGGAGTTGCCGGCCAGCGCGGTCGTGGCGACCGCCGCCAGACCGCCGCCGCCCAGCAGGAGCGCCGCGGCTCCCACGAGCATTCTGTTCGTCAAACGCGAGCGTTTATGGGCTTGTTGCCGTTGCCTCATGAGATCACTTCGCTTCGTCCGATGTGAGGGGTGTCGTCCTGATTCGGTTCACACAGGGGCGTGATGGGCGCCTCCCGGCGGGTGCCTGCGCAAGTCAGCTGGAGTGCAGGGTGTTGAAGTCGACCCGACCGGTCTTCTCCAGGAACGTGATGTGGTCCAGCACAACGTCGTTGGCGCGGTCGGCCAGCGCGCGCACCATCGTGTTCTTGGTCTGGTCACGGACCAGGGCCACCAGCCCGAAGACCTTGCCGTGGGCCCGGCGCAGCAGCTCCGCGAACAGCGGGTCGAAGTCCTTGCCCTGGGCGGCGTTGAGCTGCCCGAGCCAGCCCTGCTGGGCGACGTTGGGCTCGGTGGGCAGGGCGACGCCCAGCGCCCGCCCGGCCTCGTTCGACCGCCGGTCCAACTCGGTGTGTCCGGCCACGAGATGGTTGCCGGCCGTGCGGACGGCGGCAGTCGTCCCGCGCTGCTGCGCCAACCGGCCCGAGGGCAGCTCCCACAGCCCGGCCAGCTTCACCTTGCGTACGAAGTCCCGGTCCATCGCGGTGAGCGGACCGTAGCGGGTGCTGACCGTGCCCCCGCCGTCGTCGTCGTACGTGAGAGTGGTGGTCGCCGCGGCTGCGGTCTCGCCGAAGAGCTGGACGGGCAGCAGCAGAGCCGCGAGCGTCGCCACGAGCGCAGCCACCACCAGTCCGGTGGCGATGGTCCGCCCGGATGTTGCGGAGTTGCTGAGGATCGACCGCACACGGCCTCCCGGTTCGTCTTACTGGAATGCCACCGGACGCTAAAGGCCGCGCGGGGTCCGCGGTGGTGGGTCCTCACCCCTGGACAAATAACGGCCGGGCCCGCCGCGGCACTGCTACGGTGCCGCGTGCGGGCCCGGCCGGGTGAAACGGGTGACGTGCGCCGGATGCCGTATGCCCGGCCGGGCCCGCACCAGGCGCTCGGCCCTGCGCGCTCAGCGTGCGTACAGGCTCGCCGCCGCCCAACGGCGGCGCTCCCGCCGGGACTCGAGCTCCTCGCTGCGGCCCTCGGCGTACAACGCCTCGATCTCCGCCGCGTACGCCCGGACGATCGCCGCGCGCCGCAGCTTCAGCGACGGCGTCACCAGCCCGGACTCCTGGCTGAACTCGCCCGGCAGCACCCGGAAGGCGCGGATCGACTCGGCCCGCGACACCGAGGCGTTCGCCCGCGCCACCGCCCGCCGCACCTCCGCCTGCAACTGCTCCTCGGGTGAGGGTGCCGCGCTGTCCGGGCCCGGCTCGTCGCGCAGGGTGCGCCAGTGCGTCAGCGAATCCGGGTCCAGGGTGATCAGGGCGGTCACATAGGGCCGGTTGTCGCCGACGACCACACACTGCGAGATCAGCGGATGGGCGCACAGCCGCTGCTCCAGCCCCTGCGGCGCCACGCTCTTGCCGTTGCTGGTGATGATGATGTCCTTCTTGCGGCCGGTGATGACGAGATAGCCCTGCTCGTCCAGATGCCCCAGGTCACCGGTCGCCAGCCAGCCGTCGTACAGCCCGTCGTCCGGGGTGCCGCCCTCGTCGAGATAGCCGGCGAACACCACCGCACCGCGGACCCACACCTCGCCG belongs to Streptomyces sp. NBC_01454 and includes:
- a CDS encoding PucR family transcriptional regulator, with translation MPVARARQDLFDALAGQREVPEEGLSDLSRAAGWPIPDTLQAVVLATPAEAPQLAAALGHALIGNVEGYTCLFVPDPATQTRARLEAALKGRPAAVGHVVPATDTASSLRWARYLLTLAPSRVGPESRPAFVDDHLSALLLLQDESLADALTSRWLGPLEELTPRQSERLEVTLLAWLEGGGAPEAAKLLHVHPQTVRYRLRQIEKLFGPVLRDPRTRFELEMALRSRRLMAHVRSYRARAGRRARAVASSIRPLGVAREARVNGL
- a CDS encoding DUF1996 domain-containing protein, which produces MLVGAAALLLGGGGLAAVATTALAGNSHPETGSSAGHQHTVSAFTISCPDVGERLRQVPHSAQLPVSKGLSSLDRQVHDAYHKMMGGSGSSVLGGLKTQRQKTIKMMVTAISKNAKRPGYLLKMSGCTVKPVNEGAGAGGNDSTKTVKEGWYQGQSPNQTTGQTQGQDPNQSGGQQQTQDPNQNGGQQQGQAGGPSPDDFVDINNVQPNADQPPFAAPQGGNATTGTFTTECGRNEEGHFNSDNVIVTPGVSNGAHHTHDYVGNTTTDGNSTDQSLAASDTTCTNGDQSTYYWPVLRKLDGNAEQKPGAAQDANVGSVLTPATVTLTYRGSQAGQVEAMPRFLRIITGDAKAFTNGTKNANASWSCTGFENRQLKDKYPLCPNGSQVVRNFAFQNCWDGRETDSANHRDHMAFSDQNGTCPNGFKAVPQLVERITYDVPQGNSFAVDSFPEQLHKPVTDHGDFINVMPDNLMSKAVDCINNGQKCT
- a CDS encoding DUF4142 domain-containing protein, translated to MRSILSNSATSGRTIATGLVVAALVATLAALLLPVQLFGETAAAATTTLTYDDDGGGTVSTRYGPLTAMDRDFVRKVKLAGLWELPSGRLAQQRGTTAAVRTAGNHLVAGHTELDRRSNEAGRALGVALPTEPNVAQQGWLGQLNAAQGKDFDPLFAELLRRAHGKVFGLVALVRDQTKNTMVRALADRANDVVLDHITFLEKTGRVDFNTLHSS